The region GCGGCTACGCCCATTATGTGGACTGGATCAACACTCTCGTGGGCGCGGATGAAATTTCCCTGAACCGTTTTGTGGAATTCCCTTTCGCCAACCCGTCCATCATGATGCGCAAAGAACTGATCGCCGCACACGGCCCCTTCCGTGACGGTGATTTCCCCGAAGATTATGAGCTGGTCCTGCGCTGGCTGGAAGCCGGGGTCAAAATGCAGAAGGTGGATGAAGAACTGCTCATCTGGAACGACCCGCCGGACCGCCTTTCACGCAACCACCCCAAATATACGGTGGAAGCATTTTACCGCATCAAAAGCGAGTATCTTTTCCGCTGGCTGCAAAGACAGATCGGGCCGGATCTCAAAGTAGGAATCATCGGTTCCGGACGCACCTCCCGCAAGCGTTACCGGATGCTGGAAAATCTAGGCGTGGAAACAGCTTTCTACGTTGACGTGGACCCGCGCAAGGTAGGCATGCTTATCCACGGCAAAAAAGTATTGCATCGGGATGAAATTCCCACGGCCGGAGATACTTTTCTACTCTCCTATGTAGCCAGTTGGGGCGCGCGGGACGAGGTTGCCCAGTTTCTTGACGCGCGCGGTTATGTGATGGGGCGGGATTATCTGCTGGTTTCGTAACCCCCCCGCTAACAAATCAAATTTTCAACAAATGCGGACTTGAGTTTTCTGACTCGGGTCCGCTTTTTTATTGATCAGGCTTTGCAACATCCCCTCCAGCAGGCTATAAGACTGATAATTAATCACCCAACCCGTGCAACACCCAGTGCAGGAGGTTCAGAAATGACTGTTTACCGGTATTGGACAAAAAAACTTTTCATCCTTTTTTGCGGCCTGCTCTTCTGTCTTGGACTTTCCGTATCTGAAATCAGCGCATCAAAACAAAAGACTTCTGCCGAAAACTCCCGTCTTCTGCCTGTGATACAGGAATTCAAGGAATTAATTGAAAACGACCCGAAACTGCTCATGCTTTTCACGCAGATGTTCGAGCAGGTTCCCCCCGACTCTCCCCAGTTCAAAACTGATCCCGACGGCAATCCCCAAATCCGCAGCTACACTCAAATGCTGCAAAAAATAAGTGAAATTTCACAGCAGGCACCGGAATTCAACACAAGCGGTCTGGTGGGATTCCCCATAAACGCCGTTTTGAACTGGCCCATGGGGACATCTGCCGGAACGAATGCATTTCTCGACAGCCGGGTCAATTCCCAGCTGAAAAAGATACTCAAACAATGGGCTGTTTTTCTGGGTTCAGAAGATTCACGCTACGTGCTTGGTGACGATCCAAAAACAGGATGGTTCGGCCGTGATGCCCGAAAAGCCATGCCGGGCTTTGAAAAAGACTTCGTCTGCGACCCGGACAAGCCGTATCACGGTTTCAAATCATGGGACGATTTTTTCACCCGCAAGTTCCGTAAAGGCCGTCGCCCCGTAGTAGCACCCGACAACGATGCTGTTATCGCGAATTCCTGCGAATCCGCACCTTTCAATCTGGCAAAGAATGTAAAATTCAGAGATCAATTCTGGATTAAGGGCCAGCCGTACTCGCTTTATCACATGCTCGACGGCGACCCGCTGGCTGCCCAGTTTGAAGGCGGAACCATTTATCAGGCATTTCTGAGCGCACTCAGCTACCATCGCTGGCACTGTCCGGTAAGCGGTAAGATTATAAAGACAAAACTGATTGACGGATCCTACTACGCCCAATCACCCACGGTGGGGTTTGATCCGGCCAGTCCCAACGAATCTCAGGGCTATCTTACCCAGGTCGCGGCTAGAGCTTTAATCTTCATTGAAGCGGACAATCCCGACATCGGCTTAATGGCAATCATATTTGTCGGCATGGCTGAGGTTTCTTCAAACGAGATCACGGTATATGAGGGGCAGCATGTTAAGAAGGGAGATCAGCTGGGCATGTTTCATTTCGGCGGCTCAACCCATGTGCTCATCTTCCGCCCCGGCGTAAATCTGGAATTCGACCTGCGCGGCCAAAAGCCCGGACTGGATACTACAAATATTCCGGTACGCTCGCGCATAGCTACCGTCAGGTAAGACGATACGCATAGACAAAAAAACAGCCCCTACACAGATGTGCCGGGGCTGTTTTTTTGGGTCTGGTTTCGTAACGTCACTTGCCCAAAAAGCTAATCACGTCTTTTCATGAACTCTTCACATATTCCATAACTGGAACCCAAGTGCCCATACTCAAAAGTAAAAGGGGACAAATATTTAATTTTTTCATCTAGAAGAATGTGTCCTTTATATTTAGCACCGGAGCAGGAATAAAAAGTGTACTTCAAATTACTACCAGAATCGGTACACGACCAACCCCAGGAGGAATCTCTACCAATCAGTGTAACACCAAGAGTCTGCTTCTTACCTTGCTTTGCATCACTGACAATAAAGCACGTATGTCCTTCTATTTTTACTTGGTCAGAATCAAATGAATCTGCAAAACAATTTGTCGCAAAGAGTAGAATAAGACCAAGACAAAACAATATATTTTTCATCACAACCCCTTTTAAAGCTACACTGTCTAATTAAACTTGCAGCGTCCATGATGATAATCCTCTCCACACCCTATACGATACTTAAATTCCTTGCCGGCATAAACCTTTTCTTCAACAGTCATCACATCAAGTAATTTCTGACACCTCTGGTTGTTGTCCTCTGGACCAATATATACAGGTTGCTGCGTGGGAATAAAAAACAGTATCTTAACTTCTCTTGTGCCACACCAACCGGGCACCTTGATTTCTACTCTGGATGTTTTTTTCATAGTTGTCATGTTGATCATCTTAACTGTAGCCGCAGTAGTAGATTCAGCTATAGCTGAGTGAGGCAGGACAAGCATCCACAACATCAAGGCAATAAATACTGCACACAGAGCAATATATTTCATAATCCCCCCCGTCACTTAATATAGTCATCTTCCGTATAAGCGTTAAAACTAAAAAACACGACTCTTTTCTCAACAACCAGCAAAACTCAGCCCAGCACCGCAGCACTGATCCGCTTTGCAGTATCAAAATCAACATCAAATTCCACATCGCCGATGGCCGTAACAGGAATCATCCCTCCCAGCGAATTAAGGGCGTAGACATGGTCAAACTGCTCAATCTGAGACAAATTAATCCGGGCTGCGTCTATTTCAATATGTTCAGCCGCTATTTTCTGTGCAGTACCGGGGAGCTTGTAAGCTGTCTGCGGTTCGAAAAAAATATCACCCTTTTTAAATAACAGGGAAGCAAAGGATGATTCCAGCACATTGCCGTCAAAATCCTGCAACAAGGCATCATCAAATCCGTCCGCAAGGGCATCTTTCCATGCATTAAGATAATCCATACGGTTAGTGGATTTGTGCCTCATGAGCGGTGTGAGAAAAACATGTGGGCAGGGCTTCAGGGTCCAAGTACGATTAGGTACTCGCTCAAACGGAATCGCGCCCACAATAGGCTGAGTACTCCCCTGCTCAACCGGGAAAAATATATTCACCCGCGCAAATCCGCTTTCCAGACCGTTGGCACCAAGCACCTCCAGAATAACTTTCTCATAGTCCAAAGCTTCTTCAGCTACGGAGAACTCGGCAAGACTTGTACGCGCTCGCTTAAGATGCAGGTCCAGATGACAGATTTTGCTACCGTTCCAGCAGATAGTCTCAAAGAAACCGTACCCGGTCCTGAAAGCGGGCCGGGCGAGGTCGAGACTGACCATATCTTCGTGAAATTCACCATTACGATAATAAATCATAGCGACTCCGGGTCGAGAATTTTTCCGGCTTTGGCGATAGTTTCTACATACTCTGCTTCAGGGTCGGAATCAATGACAATGCCGCTTCCGGCCCAGTAGTTTATCTCTTTTGTGTATTGATCATAAACAGCAGTCCTGATGGCGATGGATGAGACCATATCCTGCGGACCGGTGATGAGCACAATGGAGCCGCAGTATGGCCCGCGCACATGCGACTCAAGCCTATCGATAAGCTCCATGGAACTTTTCTTGGGGCATCCGGTAATGGAACCGCCGGGAAATGCGTTCAAAAGCAGATCAATGCAATCGCGCCCCTCAGCAAGTTCCCCGCGTACACGGCTGAACATCTGCAACAGATTATCCACCGCAAAAACAGACTTGTGATCCTCAACAACCACCGAACCGTAGCGGCAGTCCGAAGAAATATCATTGCGGATCAAATCCACAATCATGGAAAGTTCGGAATCCTCTTTCACAGAACTGCGGAGCGACTCAACCAGCTCTTCTGAATATTCATCAAACCGGAGGGTCCCCTTGATGGGTTCGGAAAGCACCTGCCCCTGATCCACCCGTAAAAACAGCTCCGGGGAGGTGGAAACAACTACTTTTCCACCACTGCGCAAGAGCGCGTAATACGGTGCCGGATAACGTTTATGCAGTGCAAAAAACCATAGAACAGGATCAACATCCCCACCCGGCATACTCAAGCGGGTGGTCAGGTTCAGCTGGTAAGTAAGTCCGTCACGGATATATTCAAGAGTACGGGCCACACCATCTTCATATCCCTGTTTATCCAAGGACATACGAACATCTTTCAATTCAAAAGACGGCAACAGGACATGCGGAATCGGACAAATTTCCTGCATGGCATCAACAATGGCCGACCGATAAGTTTCATCAGCACAAAGCAGCTTCAGGGACGATTTACCACTGTCATAAATAAGCACCCCGCGGTACTTTTTCAGATGAAGCAACGGAAACTCAGCAGCCTTGCAGCTTTCCACCCCGCGCAACTCTTGCCCAAGCTCGTAGGACAGATAACCGATGACCGGACCATTATCCGCAAAACAGAACTCTTTCATGCGTGCTGAAACATCTGTCGCGGACACACCGGGCTGCAGAACTAATTCATCCTGCGGTTCTATACCCAGATAACTCAAGCAGGAATCAGGCGCGCCCGGAGACCCGAGCAGCACGTCCGCTTCTTGCTCCTGCACGAAATGGAAGGCGATTTCCCGGAAACGCTCAAAACTACAGGAGTCCGAAATGGTGGAGGGCGTAAGCAATGAAAACTCCGGGTTGCTCGGTTAAAAATGATTCCGGGTGGAACTGGTAGCCCAGCAGGGGCAGGCTTTCATGGGCTGCGGCCATGGGAACTTCCGCGCTGTTTTTACTTAGCACTCTCACCCCCTGCCCCAATTCTGAACAATAAAGGGAATGATAACGGGCCACAGCCATTTTTTTACCATCAAAATCAATACACTCGGTACGCCCGTGAAAACAGCCGTCCAGCCTTGCAGTGCGTCCACCGAAGTATTCATTAATTATCTGCATGCCGAGGCAGACGCCAAGCACAGGCAGGCCGGATTCAATCACAGCTTCATACCCCGGATAATCCGCCGGACAGCCCGGACCGGGAGAAATTATGATCAGCTGATAAGGGCTGAAATCAACGCCTTCCCCAGATCCCAGAACCTGCGCATATGGTCGCACCTCAATCCGCGCCCCCGCAATTTCGCGGGCCAGCAGATGCTCAAGGTTGTTGGTAAAGCTGTCGTTATTATCAATAAGAAGTATGTTCATGGTCTGGCGGGTATGTACTTCATCAATCAAGCAGGCACAAGCATGATAAATTAATTCAAAACCGGATTGTTGCATTTGGACAATTCAATAAGTATATAACGGTTTAATTCAATTAAGACCTTCCCCCCGATAGGGATTCTTAAGGGGCTTAGCTCCTTAAGCCGCCGGAGGCGAAATCACCCGACAAAAGCGCAAAGCGCATCATATCCCTCAGGAAATAAAATGGACTGTATTTCGAAAAGAGCCTGTGAGATCACCCCTTTCTTAGTCATGGACGTACTGGAAAAAGCGCAGGAAATGGAACGGCAGGGCCGCAGCATCATCCACATGGAAATCGGCGAACCGGACTTCGACACCCCGGAATGCGTGAAGCAGGCCTGCATCAAGGCCATGGAAGAAGGCGAAACCCACTACACCCACAGCCTCGGCATCCCCCAGCTGCGCGAAGCGATCAGCAATTATTATAAAGACACCTACGGGGTGGATGTTGATCCGGGCCGGGTCATTATTACGCAAGGGACCTCCCCGGCCATGCTGCTGCTGTTTACCTTCATTCTGGATCAGGGCGACAACATCATTGTCTCCGACCCCTGCTACGCCTGCTACAGCAACTTTATTTCCTTTTCCGGGGCTGAAGCCAACTCCATCCGCACCTTTGAGGAAGACGGATTCCAGTACCGCCCGGAAGCAATCGAAAAGGCCATCAATAAGCGCACCAAAGCAATCCTGATCAACTCCCCTTCCAACCCCACCGGAACCCTGCTTTCCCCGGAACGCATGGAGAAGATTGCCAAGATGGGGCCGTGGATCATCGCTGATGAAATCTACCACGGCCTTGTTTACGGGGAAAAGGAACACACCATCCTTGAATACACGGATAAGGCTTTCGTGCTCAACGGATTCTCCAAGCTTTTCGCCATGACCGGATGGCGGCTGGGCTACATTATTGCCCCGGAAAAATACGTGCGTCCCATGCAGAAGCTCTGCCAGAACTTCTTCATCTCCGCCAACTCCATGGCCCAGCATGCCGGCGTGGCCGCGCTGACCGAATCATGGGACGAGGTCAACCGCATCAAGGGCATTTACGACGAACGCCGCAGATTCCTGCTGAAACGGCTGCGCGAAATCGGCTTTGATATCAAGGTCGAACCCACCGGAGCATTCTACGTGCTGGTCAACATGAAGCATCTGGCCGCAAAATTCGAAGGAAGCTCCCTCAAGCTGGCCTTTGACATCTTAGAGAAGGCCGGAATCGGGGTCACACCGGGAATCGATTTCGGTGAAGGAGCCGAGGGTTTCATCCGTTTATCTTACGCCAATTCCATGGAAAATCTGGCTGAAGGGATGGATCGGCTGGAGAGGTATGTAAAGGAGAATGGGTAGGCTTTAACAATTTTTAACCCATATTTACTTGTTCAGCTCCTGATTGACGATCTATTGTATCAAAAAATCAGGAGCTGAGCTTAAATATGAAAACAAAATTTAAATCGATACTGGCTATTTCGTTTTCCCTGCTGCTCGGATGCGCAGCACTTTTTCCCGCCAATGCAGATGCGCGCCCCCGCTGAAACAAATATCGTCACCATCAACGGGATAGATTTCAAAGTGGACAGCACTTACCGCTTTTTCACTTGGAAAAATCTGCCTGCCGACGTTTCCATTACCAGAATGGCCCGTAAGAGCTTTACCAATGTTAATGGTAAAACTCACGAATATGAAGTCGTTTACGTTAAAAGCGGCAACCTGAACTGGTATCAGGCCGCGCGGCTGGCTGAAGATGCCGGAGGTTATCTGGCTTCCATCAGCAGTGCCGAGGAAAATGATTTTGTCTTCGGTCTGGTTGATGATGAAAAATATTTCTGGAAATTCCCGCCTTACAACGGCAGCAAGCCCATGAATCATCATGAGATCAAAATCGGTCCCTTTCTCGGAGGATACCAGCCCCTCGGCTCACCTGAACCCGCCGGAAACTGGCAATGGCTCTCCGGCGAGAAATGGCAATATGAAAACTGGGCCCAAAATATTGATGACGGTGAGATCGATAAAGACCCGCGCGACAACACCCAGCCCAACGATTCCGGCCATTCCGGCTTCGGACAGCGGGTAATGGGCTTCGGCGAGATGAACAAGCCCGTCCCCACATGGGGAGACTACATGGATGATGTAGGAACCTACGGACGCAAACGCACTCCGGGCCGCTGCTACGCATTTATCATCGAGTATGGGGAAGTTAAATAGGCTGGTTATTTTAAATTAATTGGAAATGAAAACTCCCTGCGGACGGTGATGTTCG is a window of Desulfovibrio sp. JC010 DNA encoding:
- a CDS encoding glycosyltransferase, producing MSSPKVSVTMPCYNCASTVGAAIESILGQSFEDLELVAVDDGSTDNTAEVLREYAGRDTRLKPIFRDHEGVVGAANAAIEEASGQYIARMDADDTALPERIAKQAALLDRDPQTGLTACRVGFGGDREKNGGYAHYVDWINTLVGADEISLNRFVEFPFANPSIMMRKELIAAHGPFRDGDFPEDYELVLRWLEAGVKMQKVDEELLIWNDPPDRLSRNHPKYTVEAFYRIKSEYLFRWLQRQIGPDLKVGIIGSGRTSRKRYRMLENLGVETAFYVDVDPRKVGMLIHGKKVLHRDEIPTAGDTFLLSYVASWGARDEVAQFLDARGYVMGRDYLLVS
- a CDS encoding phosphatidylserine decarboxylase family protein, with protein sequence MTVYRYWTKKLFILFCGLLFCLGLSVSEISASKQKTSAENSRLLPVIQEFKELIENDPKLLMLFTQMFEQVPPDSPQFKTDPDGNPQIRSYTQMLQKISEISQQAPEFNTSGLVGFPINAVLNWPMGTSAGTNAFLDSRVNSQLKKILKQWAVFLGSEDSRYVLGDDPKTGWFGRDARKAMPGFEKDFVCDPDKPYHGFKSWDDFFTRKFRKGRRPVVAPDNDAVIANSCESAPFNLAKNVKFRDQFWIKGQPYSLYHMLDGDPLAAQFEGGTIYQAFLSALSYHRWHCPVSGKIIKTKLIDGSYYAQSPTVGFDPASPNESQGYLTQVAARALIFIEADNPDIGLMAIIFVGMAEVSSNEITVYEGQHVKKGDQLGMFHFGGSTHVLIFRPGVNLEFDLRGQKPGLDTTNIPVRSRIATVR
- a CDS encoding aminotransferase class IV → MIYYRNGEFHEDMVSLDLARPAFRTGYGFFETICWNGSKICHLDLHLKRARTSLAEFSVAEEALDYEKVILEVLGANGLESGFARVNIFFPVEQGSTQPIVGAIPFERVPNRTWTLKPCPHVFLTPLMRHKSTNRMDYLNAWKDALADGFDDALLQDFDGNVLESSFASLLFKKGDIFFEPQTAYKLPGTAQKIAAEHIEIDAARINLSQIEQFDHVYALNSLGGMIPVTAIGDVEFDVDFDTAKRISAAVLG
- a CDS encoding anthranilate synthase component I family protein, with translation MLTPSTISDSCSFERFREIAFHFVQEQEADVLLGSPGAPDSCLSYLGIEPQDELVLQPGVSATDVSARMKEFCFADNGPVIGYLSYELGQELRGVESCKAAEFPLLHLKKYRGVLIYDSGKSSLKLLCADETYRSAIVDAMQEICPIPHVLLPSFELKDVRMSLDKQGYEDGVARTLEYIRDGLTYQLNLTTRLSMPGGDVDPVLWFFALHKRYPAPYYALLRSGGKVVVSTSPELFLRVDQGQVLSEPIKGTLRFDEYSEELVESLRSSVKEDSELSMIVDLIRNDISSDCRYGSVVVEDHKSVFAVDNLLQMFSRVRGELAEGRDCIDLLLNAFPGGSITGCPKKSSMELIDRLESHVRGPYCGSIVLITGPQDMVSSIAIRTAVYDQYTKEINYWAGSGIVIDSDPEAEYVETIAKAGKILDPESL
- a CDS encoding aminodeoxychorismate/anthranilate synthase component II, whose amino-acid sequence is MNILLIDNNDSFTNNLEHLLAREIAGARIEVRPYAQVLGSGEGVDFSPYQLIIISPGPGCPADYPGYEAVIESGLPVLGVCLGMQIINEYFGGRTARLDGCFHGRTECIDFDGKKMAVARYHSLYCSELGQGVRVLSKNSAEVPMAAAHESLPLLGYQFHPESFLTEQPGVFIAYALHHFGLL
- a CDS encoding pyridoxal phosphate-dependent aminotransferase, with the translated sequence MDCISKRACEITPFLVMDVLEKAQEMERQGRSIIHMEIGEPDFDTPECVKQACIKAMEEGETHYTHSLGIPQLREAISNYYKDTYGVDVDPGRVIITQGTSPAMLLLFTFILDQGDNIIVSDPCYACYSNFISFSGAEANSIRTFEEDGFQYRPEAIEKAINKRTKAILINSPSNPTGTLLSPERMEKIAKMGPWIIADEIYHGLVYGEKEHTILEYTDKAFVLNGFSKLFAMTGWRLGYIIAPEKYVRPMQKLCQNFFISANSMAQHAGVAALTESWDEVNRIKGIYDERRRFLLKRLREIGFDIKVEPTGAFYVLVNMKHLAAKFEGSSLKLAFDILEKAGIGVTPGIDFGEGAEGFIRLSYANSMENLAEGMDRLERYVKENG